From Pseudonocardia autotrophica, one genomic window encodes:
- a CDS encoding molybdopterin-containing oxidoreductase family protein, with protein MTTTDDRPTSTTVRAACPQDCPDTCAMLVTVDGDGKATSVVGDPDHPYTNGGLCVKVNNYLDRVYDPGRVLFPMRRTGPKGSGRFERITWDDAVTEIATRFKAIADEHGPEAIMPVSYLGTQGILNGLNVGDPFFAKLGATVAERTYCDSGSCTAYAMTIGDTAGVDPESLVHSTFILVWACNIMSTNLHLWPYIAKAKKNGAKVVVVDPIRTRTAAAADQHIAIRPGTDGALALAMAHVIIAEGLTDDDYIANHTVGYDEFAERVSRYTPEWAETETGVPADTIRTLAREYAGAQPSVIRIGVAVERHAGGGQTVRALSCLPGLVGAWRKPGGGILQLPLWAFPVNWGAFMHPEMLTPGTRVINQYRLGAALAGDLPAGPPIKGLMVYNSNPVVTTPDQDRLIKGLESEDLFTVVSEQFMTDTAEYADIVLPATTQLEQDDIMFSWGHLYVTYNHQSIEPLGEAVPNTEMFRRLAAAMGFDDPVFQRTDEEMIAEAFDWSHPHMEGITVESLKEQGWQRLNVAPPEAYAPHAEGNFPTPSGKAEFVSAAAAGGNFVVPLFRQGSNDHQPGQPVDPLPHYIPPRESAAADPELAARYPLNLLTPKSHAFLNSSFASHEFHRRVANEHTLIVHPDDAAARGITEGSPVRVFNDRGEFTVVASLQDTVPLGVVVSPMGGWRKNSKAGATLAAVNPTVFGDLGNAPTFSDTLVEVETA; from the coding sequence ATGACGACGACCGACGACAGGCCGACGAGCACCACGGTGCGGGCCGCCTGTCCCCAGGACTGCCCCGACACCTGCGCGATGCTGGTGACGGTCGACGGCGACGGCAAGGCCACCTCGGTCGTCGGCGACCCGGACCACCCGTACACCAACGGCGGCCTCTGCGTGAAGGTCAACAACTATCTGGACCGGGTGTACGACCCGGGCCGCGTGCTGTTCCCGATGCGCCGGACCGGTCCCAAGGGCAGCGGCCGCTTCGAGCGGATCACCTGGGACGACGCCGTCACCGAGATCGCCACCCGGTTCAAGGCCATCGCCGACGAGCACGGCCCCGAGGCGATCATGCCGGTCAGTTACCTGGGCACCCAGGGCATCCTGAACGGTCTCAACGTCGGTGACCCGTTCTTCGCGAAGCTGGGCGCCACCGTCGCCGAGCGCACCTACTGCGACTCCGGTTCCTGCACCGCCTACGCGATGACCATCGGCGACACCGCCGGGGTGGACCCGGAGAGCCTCGTGCACTCCACGTTCATCCTGGTGTGGGCCTGCAACATCATGAGCACCAACCTGCACCTGTGGCCCTACATCGCGAAGGCCAAGAAGAACGGCGCGAAGGTCGTGGTCGTCGACCCGATCCGCACCCGCACCGCGGCCGCCGCCGACCAGCACATCGCGATCCGCCCCGGCACCGACGGCGCGCTCGCGCTGGCCATGGCGCACGTGATCATCGCCGAGGGCCTCACCGACGACGACTACATCGCGAACCACACCGTCGGCTACGACGAGTTCGCCGAGCGCGTCTCCCGCTACACCCCCGAGTGGGCCGAGACCGAGACCGGCGTGCCCGCCGACACCATCCGAACCCTGGCCCGCGAGTACGCCGGTGCGCAGCCGTCGGTCATCCGGATCGGCGTCGCCGTCGAGCGGCACGCCGGCGGTGGCCAGACCGTGCGCGCCCTGTCCTGCCTGCCCGGCCTGGTCGGCGCCTGGCGCAAGCCCGGCGGCGGCATCCTGCAGCTGCCGCTGTGGGCGTTCCCGGTCAACTGGGGCGCCTTCATGCACCCGGAGATGCTCACCCCCGGCACCCGGGTGATCAACCAGTACCGGCTCGGTGCCGCGCTCGCCGGTGACCTGCCCGCCGGCCCGCCGATCAAGGGCCTGATGGTCTACAACTCCAACCCGGTCGTCACCACGCCCGACCAGGACCGGCTGATCAAGGGCCTGGAGAGCGAGGACCTGTTCACCGTCGTGTCGGAGCAGTTCATGACCGACACCGCGGAGTACGCCGACATCGTGCTGCCGGCCACGACGCAGCTCGAGCAGGACGACATCATGTTCTCCTGGGGCCACCTGTACGTGACCTACAACCACCAGTCCATCGAGCCGCTGGGCGAGGCCGTCCCGAACACCGAGATGTTCCGCAGGCTCGCCGCCGCGATGGGCTTCGACGACCCGGTCTTCCAGCGCACCGACGAGGAGATGATCGCCGAGGCGTTCGACTGGTCCCACCCGCACATGGAGGGGATCACCGTCGAGTCGCTGAAGGAGCAGGGCTGGCAGCGGCTCAACGTGGCCCCGCCGGAGGCCTACGCCCCGCACGCCGAGGGGAACTTCCCGACGCCGTCGGGCAAGGCCGAGTTCGTCTCCGCCGCCGCGGCGGGCGGCAACTTCGTCGTCCCGCTGTTCCGGCAGGGTTCCAACGACCACCAGCCCGGCCAGCCCGTCGACCCGCTGCCGCACTACATCCCGCCGCGCGAGTCCGCGGCCGCGGACCCCGAGCTCGCCGCCCGCTACCCGCTGAACCTGCTCACGCCCAAGTCGCACGCGTTCCTGAACTCCAGCTTCGCCAGCCACGAGTTCCACCGCCGCGTCGCGAACGAGCACACCCTGATCGTGCACCCGGACGACGCCGCCGCCCGCGGCATCACCGAGGGATCGCCGGTGCGGGTGTTCAACGACCGGGGCGAGTTCACCGTCGTCGCGTCGCTGCAGGACACCGTGCCGCTCGGGGTCGTCGTCAGCCCGATGGGCGGCTGGCGCAAGAACTCCAAGGCCGGCGCCACCCTGGCCGCGGTCAACCCGACCGTGTTCGGCGACCTGGGCAACGCGCCCACGTTCTCCGACACCCTCGTCGAGGTCGAGACCGCCTGA
- the cobN gene encoding cobaltochelatase subunit CobN codes for MILLLSTSDTDLLSARAGEADYRLANPNRVLLDELGAMADEADVVVVRVLGGYRYFEEGLDLLRTRSTPLVCLGGEMAPDAEMMELSTVPAGVAAEAHSYLAQGGTENLRQLHAFLSDTVLLTGEGFEPPVELPEWGVLERPAAGTETGTDTGPTVAVLFYRAQFLAGNTAYIEALCDAIAAKGATPLPIWCASLRQAPAALLDTLRGADAMVVTVLAAGGTKPASAQAGGEDEEWDVTELAALDVPILQGLCLTSSRETWESNDDGLSPLDVATQVAVPEFDGRLITVPFSFKETDGDGLSVYVPDHERAARVAGIAVNHANLGRIPNAEKKIVLMLSAYPTKHARIGNAVGLDTPASTVALLRTMAEAGYRIADPGTPGFPGVESGDGDALMHALIEAGGQDPDWLTEEKLAGNPIRISGEVYRRWFETLPQDFREGVEEHWGEAPGTLYTDSGDVVVAALRSGNVTLIVQPPRGFGENPVAIYHDPDLPPSHHYLAAYRWLAAPETDGGFGAHAIVHIGKHGNLEWLPGKTLGMSASCGTDAVLGDLPLIYPFLVNDPGEGTQAKRRAHATLIDHLIPPMARAESYGDIARLEQLLDEHANISALDPAKLPAIRQQIWTLMTAAQMHHDLGLEQRPDEDVFDDMLMNVDGWLCEIKDVQIRDGLHVLALAPAGEQRIDLVLAMLRARQMWGGEQSVPGLRQALGLVEDGSETNARTDTVEGVARALVAGMEAADWSADAAPGVVAEHLGSPEPADRDTGSDQRPARGAAAGGPEGLAALPGADPAAIESVLRFAADEVVPRLDATAQELDRVLHALDGGFIPAGPSGSPLRGLINVLPTGRNFYSVDPKAVPSKLAWETGQAMAESLVERYRADHGEYPRSVGLSVWGTSAMRTSGDDVAEVFALLGVRPVWDDASRRVRDLEVIGLEELGRPRVDVTVRISGFFRDAFPHVLALLDDAVKLVAELDETAEQNFVRAHVLADAERHGDGRRARTRIFGSKPGTYGAGLLQLVDSRDWRGDADLAEVYSTWGGYAYGRGLDGVPARDDMENAYRRIAVAAKNIDTREHDIADSDDYYQYHGGMVATVRALTGKAPEAYVGDSTRPEAVRTRTLHEESARVFRARVVNPRWISAMRRHGYKGAFEMAATVDYLFGWDATTGVIADWQYETLTAEYVLDPDNRKFLTESNPWALHGMAERLLEAVDRGLWESPEPATLEALRQAYLESEGDLEGE; via the coding sequence GTGATCCTTCTCCTGTCCACCTCGGACACCGACCTGCTCTCCGCCCGTGCCGGCGAGGCCGACTACCGCCTCGCGAACCCGAACCGGGTGCTGCTCGACGAGCTGGGGGCGATGGCCGACGAGGCCGACGTCGTCGTCGTCCGGGTGCTCGGCGGCTACCGCTACTTCGAGGAGGGCCTGGACCTGCTGCGGACCAGGTCCACGCCGCTGGTCTGCCTCGGCGGTGAGATGGCGCCGGACGCGGAGATGATGGAGCTCTCCACCGTGCCCGCCGGTGTCGCCGCGGAGGCGCACAGCTACCTGGCGCAGGGCGGTACCGAGAACCTGCGGCAGCTGCACGCGTTCCTGTCCGACACGGTGCTGCTGACCGGCGAGGGTTTCGAGCCGCCGGTGGAGCTGCCCGAGTGGGGCGTGCTGGAGCGACCCGCCGCCGGAACAGAGACCGGAACAGACACCGGGCCGACCGTCGCGGTGCTCTTCTACCGGGCGCAGTTCCTGGCCGGGAACACCGCCTACATCGAGGCGCTCTGCGACGCGATCGCGGCGAAGGGCGCGACCCCGCTGCCGATCTGGTGCGCCTCGCTGCGCCAGGCCCCGGCCGCGCTGCTGGACACGCTGCGCGGCGCCGACGCGATGGTCGTCACGGTGCTCGCCGCGGGCGGCACCAAGCCGGCGTCCGCGCAGGCGGGCGGCGAGGACGAGGAGTGGGACGTCACCGAGCTGGCCGCGCTCGACGTCCCGATCCTGCAGGGCCTGTGTCTGACCTCCTCCCGGGAGACCTGGGAGTCCAACGACGACGGGCTGTCCCCGCTCGACGTCGCCACCCAGGTCGCCGTCCCCGAGTTCGACGGCCGGTTGATCACCGTCCCGTTCTCGTTCAAGGAGACCGACGGCGACGGCCTGTCGGTCTACGTCCCGGACCACGAGCGGGCCGCCCGGGTCGCCGGGATCGCGGTGAACCACGCCAACCTCGGCCGGATCCCGAACGCCGAGAAGAAGATCGTCCTGATGCTGTCGGCGTACCCGACCAAGCACGCCCGGATCGGGAACGCGGTCGGGCTCGACACCCCGGCGTCGACGGTCGCGCTGCTGCGCACGATGGCCGAGGCCGGCTACCGGATCGCCGATCCCGGTACGCCCGGCTTCCCCGGCGTCGAGTCCGGTGACGGCGACGCGCTGATGCACGCGCTGATCGAGGCCGGCGGACAGGACCCGGACTGGCTGACCGAGGAGAAGCTCGCCGGGAACCCGATCCGGATCTCCGGCGAGGTGTACCGGCGCTGGTTCGAGACGCTCCCGCAGGACTTCCGTGAGGGCGTCGAGGAGCACTGGGGCGAGGCGCCCGGCACGCTCTACACCGACTCCGGCGATGTCGTCGTCGCCGCGCTGCGCAGCGGGAACGTGACGCTGATCGTGCAGCCGCCGCGCGGGTTCGGCGAGAACCCGGTCGCGATCTACCACGATCCGGACCTCCCGCCGTCGCACCACTACCTGGCGGCGTACCGCTGGCTGGCCGCCCCGGAGACCGACGGCGGCTTCGGCGCGCACGCGATCGTGCACATCGGCAAGCACGGGAACCTGGAGTGGCTGCCGGGCAAGACGCTGGGCATGTCGGCGTCCTGCGGTACCGACGCCGTGCTCGGCGACCTGCCGCTGATCTACCCGTTCCTGGTCAACGACCCGGGGGAGGGCACCCAGGCCAAGCGACGGGCGCACGCCACCCTGATCGACCATCTGATCCCGCCGATGGCCCGCGCCGAGAGCTACGGCGACATCGCCCGGCTGGAGCAGCTGCTCGACGAGCACGCCAACATCTCCGCGCTCGACCCCGCGAAGCTGCCCGCGATCCGGCAGCAGATCTGGACGCTGATGACCGCGGCCCAGATGCACCACGACCTCGGCCTGGAGCAGCGCCCGGACGAGGACGTCTTCGACGACATGCTGATGAACGTCGACGGCTGGCTGTGCGAGATCAAGGACGTGCAGATCCGGGACGGGCTGCACGTGCTCGCACTCGCCCCGGCCGGCGAGCAGCGGATCGACCTGGTGCTGGCGATGCTCCGCGCCCGGCAGATGTGGGGCGGCGAGCAGTCCGTCCCCGGGCTGCGCCAGGCACTCGGGCTGGTCGAGGACGGCTCCGAGACCAACGCCCGCACCGACACCGTCGAGGGGGTGGCGAGGGCGCTGGTCGCCGGTATGGAGGCCGCGGACTGGTCCGCCGATGCCGCCCCCGGGGTCGTCGCCGAGCACCTCGGTTCCCCGGAGCCGGCCGATCGTGACACGGGTTCGGACCAGCGGCCCGCTCGTGGTGCGGCGGCCGGGGGTCCGGAGGGTCTCGCCGCGCTGCCCGGTGCCGACCCGGCGGCGATCGAGTCGGTGCTGCGCTTCGCCGCGGACGAGGTCGTCCCGCGGCTCGACGCCACCGCGCAGGAGCTGGACCGGGTGCTGCACGCCCTCGACGGCGGCTTCATCCCGGCCGGACCGTCCGGGTCCCCGCTGCGCGGGCTGATCAACGTGCTGCCGACCGGCCGGAACTTCTACTCGGTCGACCCGAAGGCCGTCCCGTCGAAGCTGGCCTGGGAGACCGGGCAGGCGATGGCCGAGTCGCTGGTCGAGCGCTACCGCGCCGACCACGGCGAGTACCCGCGCTCGGTGGGCCTGTCGGTGTGGGGGACCAGCGCGATGCGGACCTCAGGCGACGACGTCGCCGAGGTGTTCGCGCTGCTCGGTGTCCGCCCGGTGTGGGACGACGCGTCGCGCCGGGTCCGCGATCTCGAGGTGATCGGCCTCGAGGAGCTGGGCAGGCCCAGGGTGGACGTCACGGTGCGCATCTCCGGGTTCTTCCGGGACGCGTTCCCACACGTGCTCGCCCTGCTCGACGACGCGGTGAAGCTGGTCGCCGAGCTGGACGAGACGGCCGAGCAGAACTTCGTCCGTGCGCACGTGCTCGCCGACGCGGAGCGGCACGGTGACGGCCGCCGGGCCCGCACCCGGATCTTCGGGTCCAAGCCGGGCACCTACGGTGCCGGCCTGCTGCAGCTGGTCGACTCGCGCGACTGGCGGGGCGACGCCGATCTCGCCGAGGTCTACTCGACGTGGGGCGGCTACGCCTACGGCCGCGGCCTCGACGGGGTGCCGGCCCGCGACGACATGGAGAACGCGTACCGGCGGATCGCGGTGGCGGCGAAGAACATCGACACCCGCGAGCACGACATCGCCGACTCCGACGACTACTACCAGTACCACGGCGGCATGGTCGCGACCGTGCGCGCGCTGACCGGTAAGGCGCCGGAGGCCTACGTCGGCGACTCGACCCGCCCGGAGGCCGTCCGGACCCGGACCCTGCACGAGGAGAGCGCACGGGTGTTCCGGGCCCGGGTGGTCAACCCGCGCTGGATCTCGGCGATGCGCAGGCACGGGTACAAGGGCGCATTCGAGATGGCGGCGACGGTCGACTACCTGTTCGGCTGGGACGCCACCACCGGAGTCATCGCGGACTGGCAGTACGAGACCCTCACCGCCGAGTACGTGCTCGACCCGGACAACCGCAAGTTCCTGACCGAGTCCAACCCGTGGGCGTTGCACGGGATGGCCGAGCGGCTCCTCGAAGCCGTCGACCGGGGCCTGTGGGAGTCGCCGGAGCCCGCCACCCTGGAGGCGCTCCGGCAGGCGTATCTGGAGTCGGAGGGCGACCTGGAGGGCGAGTAG
- a CDS encoding IclR family transcriptional regulator produces MVILVLVAGDAERYPSDDRIDLARRSASWNVVHAADPRDDPPGTQSVLRALTLLDLVAVMARDRPAGVSLSELVRTSGRPKPSVHRALAALVHAGYVEQEQPTGRYRLGLQAAVLGELADRGADRLGDAATDPLIRLAESSGDTAFLTVRQGSYALCTRTQEGPGPIRNSALAVGDRHPLGIGAGSLAVLSALDDDEVATVLRAHAGARIRYPRYDDATLLRLVARTRADGHALNDGLFVPGSWGVGVVLRDRAGRPVAGLSIASIEQRMGPRRRAELAAELHRCAREIEDRACR; encoded by the coding sequence ATGGTGATCCTGGTGCTCGTGGCCGGTGATGCGGAGCGGTACCCGTCCGACGACCGGATCGATCTCGCCCGCCGGTCCGCATCCTGGAACGTCGTGCACGCCGCCGACCCGCGGGACGATCCGCCCGGCACACAGAGCGTGCTGCGCGCGCTGACGCTGCTGGACCTGGTCGCGGTGATGGCCCGCGACCGCCCCGCCGGGGTGTCGCTGTCCGAGCTGGTCCGCACCAGCGGACGCCCCAAACCCAGCGTGCACCGCGCGCTCGCGGCGCTGGTGCACGCCGGCTACGTGGAGCAGGAGCAGCCGACCGGGCGGTACCGGCTCGGCTTGCAGGCAGCGGTGCTCGGCGAGCTCGCGGACCGGGGCGCCGACCGGCTCGGCGACGCCGCGACCGACCCGCTGATCCGGCTCGCCGAGTCGTCAGGCGACACCGCGTTCCTGACCGTCCGACAAGGCAGCTACGCGCTGTGCACGCGGACGCAGGAGGGCCCGGGGCCGATCCGCAACAGCGCGCTCGCCGTCGGCGACCGGCATCCGCTCGGGATCGGGGCGGGCAGCCTCGCCGTCCTCTCCGCGCTGGACGACGACGAGGTGGCGACCGTGCTGCGGGCGCACGCGGGCGCCCGGATCCGCTATCCCCGCTACGACGACGCGACCCTGCTCCGGCTGGTGGCGCGGACCCGCGCCGACGGTCACGCCCTCAACGACGGGCTGTTCGTACCCGGCTCGTGGGGGGTCGGTGTGGTGCTGCGCGACCGGGCCGGGCGCCCGGTGGCCGGCCTGAGCATCGCGAGCATCGAGCAGCGGATGGGACCGCGCCGGCGCGCGGAGCTCGCGGCGGAGCTGCACCGGTGCGCCCGGGAGATCGAGGACCGGGCCTGCCGGTGA
- a CDS encoding DctP family TRAP transporter solute-binding subunit, with protein sequence MTSRPPAARPATPAVTALAVLVCVVLTACAGPPAPADPEPTTWRMTVTPGESSSWYAAAEHFAETVQERTDGRIRVDLFSGERLSAGDPAAGVEQLMSGSKELSYNSTIIYAGIDPRFGAVNAPFRYASYAEAEAGLDRPAQEAYRAMAAEFGVELLGFGESGFRQLTNNERPVRTPEDLAGVKVRIPGIGLFTDVFRELGANPTTMNFAEVFTSLQQGTIEGQENPIDVISSAGLAEVQQHLTVWNFVYDPLILGINKELFDGLDPGDQELVREVAAETNEQQIALNRERENRQQAEQVELMDTVVLAPEEIDRFRAAVDPLQAHYEQNVWGAELSGLLAPEPAR encoded by the coding sequence ATGACGTCGAGACCACCTGCGGCACGGCCCGCGACACCGGCCGTGACGGCACTCGCCGTGCTCGTCTGTGTCGTGCTGACCGCCTGCGCCGGCCCGCCCGCACCGGCCGATCCGGAACCCACGACCTGGCGGATGACGGTGACTCCCGGCGAGTCGTCGTCCTGGTACGCCGCCGCCGAGCACTTCGCCGAGACGGTGCAGGAGCGCACCGACGGCCGGATCCGGGTCGACCTGTTCAGCGGTGAGCGGCTCTCCGCGGGTGATCCCGCGGCCGGTGTCGAGCAGCTGATGTCGGGCAGCAAGGAGCTGTCCTACAACTCGACGATCATCTATGCCGGGATCGATCCGCGCTTCGGCGCGGTGAACGCCCCGTTCCGCTACGCCTCGTACGCCGAGGCCGAGGCCGGGCTCGACCGGCCCGCGCAGGAGGCGTACCGGGCGATGGCCGCCGAGTTCGGCGTCGAGCTACTCGGGTTCGGCGAGAGCGGGTTCCGGCAGCTGACCAACAACGAGCGGCCGGTCCGGACCCCGGAGGATCTGGCCGGTGTGAAGGTGCGGATCCCCGGGATCGGGCTGTTCACCGACGTCTTCCGCGAGCTCGGGGCGAACCCCACCACGATGAACTTCGCCGAGGTCTTCACCTCGCTGCAGCAGGGCACCATCGAGGGTCAGGAGAACCCGATCGACGTGATCTCCTCGGCCGGTCTCGCCGAGGTCCAGCAGCACCTGACCGTCTGGAACTTCGTCTACGACCCGCTGATCCTGGGCATCAACAAGGAGCTGTTCGACGGGCTCGATCCCGGCGACCAGGAGCTCGTGCGGGAGGTCGCGGCCGAGACGAACGAGCAGCAGATCGCGCTCAACCGGGAGCGGGAGAACCGCCAGCAGGCCGAGCAGGTCGAGCTGATGGACACCGTGGTCCTCGCGCCGGAGGAGATCGACCGGTTCCGGGCGGCGGTCGATCCGCTGCAGGCGCACTACGAGCAGAACGTGTGGGGGGCCGAGCTGTCCGGGCTGCTCGCCCCGGAGCCGGCCCGATGA
- a CDS encoding TRAP transporter small permease has protein sequence MSAPHPGSATGAPRALRALTVVENTLAAVPFAIVAVIAFVNVLTRYFFNLSLAFTTELTVNLMVWTVMIGAVIGIREGAHLGFTALAERTGGRARQVHTVLVAGAVVVTLGVLFVQGLDMTLAQYGRGRATPSIGVPQWLFTVAVPVGAVLGIVRTVHAAGTALRTDGSASDRLTGVGR, from the coding sequence ATGAGCGCGCCGCACCCCGGGTCCGCCACGGGGGCACCGAGGGCGCTGCGGGCGCTGACGGTCGTGGAGAACACGCTCGCCGCCGTGCCGTTCGCGATCGTCGCGGTGATCGCCTTCGTCAACGTCCTGACCCGCTACTTCTTCAATCTCTCGCTCGCCTTCACCACCGAGCTGACGGTCAACCTGATGGTCTGGACGGTGATGATCGGCGCGGTGATCGGCATCCGGGAGGGCGCCCATCTCGGGTTCACCGCGCTCGCCGAGCGGACCGGGGGACGGGCCCGGCAGGTGCACACGGTGCTGGTCGCGGGCGCCGTCGTCGTCACCCTGGGGGTGCTGTTCGTGCAGGGACTGGACATGACGCTCGCGCAGTACGGCCGTGGCCGCGCCACCCCCTCGATCGGGGTGCCGCAGTGGCTGTTCACCGTCGCGGTCCCGGTCGGGGCGGTGCTGGGGATCGTGCGCACCGTGCACGCCGCGGGCACCGCGCTGCGGACCGACGGCTCGGCGTCCGACCGGCTGACGGGGGTGGGCCGGTGA
- a CDS encoding TRAP transporter large permease — protein sequence MIALVLFGSFFALLLLGVPVAFALGLAAAFGLLASGGPGDLAVLPSVFTASVSSETLLAIPFFILAGVIMEYAGISRRLIDFASACVGRRKHGLAAVVVLAAFFFSAISGSGPATVAALGTILIPALVRAGYTRRHSASMVASSGSMGLVIPPSVVFIVFAVVVSDFAGVSIARLFVAGIVPGILLAVALMVACLFLPRTAPVREPVTAGASSPSSSGGGGAADPQLGSGTSWTGFGRAFLGALPGLLLPVIILGGIYGGIVTPTESAVVAAFCALLIGLFVYRELRPSMLFRVLVTAAAQSAVIMLIVGAASVFAYVVTVNGIAATLAEALLGVTGNPALILLMVVVLLLVVGAFVDAISALYLLVPIVAPVLLAVGVDPTTIGVMMAVGLALGLITPPVGVNLFVAAGIAGTSLNEAFRGIRPFFVAGLVVLLAVTYLPVLSNWLPDLMGF from the coding sequence GTGATCGCGCTGGTGCTGTTCGGGTCGTTCTTCGCGTTGCTGCTGCTCGGCGTCCCGGTCGCGTTCGCGCTCGGGCTCGCCGCGGCGTTCGGGCTGCTCGCCTCGGGCGGTCCCGGTGATCTCGCGGTGCTGCCGAGCGTGTTCACCGCGTCGGTCTCCTCGGAGACGCTGCTGGCGATCCCGTTCTTCATCCTGGCCGGGGTGATCATGGAGTACGCCGGGATCTCCCGGCGGCTGATCGACTTCGCGAGCGCCTGCGTGGGCAGGCGCAAGCACGGCCTGGCCGCGGTCGTGGTGCTCGCGGCGTTCTTCTTCTCGGCGATCTCCGGCTCCGGCCCGGCGACGGTCGCGGCGCTCGGCACCATCCTGATCCCGGCGCTGGTCCGGGCCGGCTACACCCGGCGGCACTCGGCGTCGATGGTCGCGAGCTCGGGCTCGATGGGCCTGGTGATCCCGCCGAGCGTCGTGTTCATCGTGTTCGCGGTCGTGGTCAGTGACTTCGCCGGGGTGTCCATCGCGCGGCTGTTCGTGGCCGGGATCGTGCCCGGGATCCTGCTGGCGGTCGCGCTGATGGTGGCATGCCTGTTCCTGCCGCGCACCGCCCCGGTCCGGGAACCGGTGACCGCCGGTGCGTCGTCGCCGTCGTCGTCGGGCGGTGGCGGTGCGGCCGATCCGCAGCTGGGCAGCGGGACGTCCTGGACCGGGTTCGGCCGCGCGTTCCTCGGTGCGCTGCCCGGGTTGCTGCTCCCGGTGATCATCCTGGGCGGCATCTACGGCGGGATCGTGACGCCCACCGAGTCGGCCGTGGTCGCCGCGTTCTGCGCGCTGCTGATCGGCCTGTTCGTCTACCGGGAGCTGCGCCCGTCGATGCTCTTCCGGGTGCTGGTCACCGCGGCGGCCCAGTCCGCGGTGATCATGCTCATCGTGGGGGCGGCGTCGGTGTTCGCCTACGTCGTCACCGTGAACGGGATCGCGGCGACGCTCGCCGAAGCACTGCTGGGGGTCACCGGGAACCCGGCGCTGATCCTGCTGATGGTGGTCGTGCTGCTGCTGGTCGTCGGGGCCTTCGTCGACGCGATCTCGGCGCTGTACCTGCTGGTGCCGATCGTCGCGCCGGTGCTGCTCGCCGTCGGGGTGGATCCGACGACCATCGGCGTGATGATGGCGGTCGGGCTCGCGCTGGGGCTGATCACCCCACCGGTCGGGGTGAACCTGTTCGTCGCCGCCGGGATCGCCGGGACCTCGCTGAACGAGGCCTTCCGCGGGATCCGGCCGTTCTTCGTCGCCGGGCTGGTGGTGCTGCTGGCCGTCACCTACCTGCCGGTGCTGTCGAACTGGCTGCCCGACCTCATGGGGTTCTAG